One region of Solanum pennellii chromosome 6, SPENNV200 genomic DNA includes:
- the LOC107023904 gene encoding putative late blight resistance protein homolog R1A-10 isoform X1 — protein MFFVYIEMANAAVISLVRSLEQLVQRKPHLISDETRRMVDSVHDSLECFQDFLESTSKRRQKHCRKVEELEREIRMEVEKAEDVIELKIMYGIMKKKGLSKTFLRTLVGKIDATRERKAIRKTLLPFVKKIDAVKSNVMGISFGTNQVQGYDDSTTNEDLLPGHSSRNIAKLNPENIVVGLEDDLVRIIRRLKGPTLSREIIPILGMGGIGKTTLARKAFDDFETRNRFDIHIWVTVSQEYRIRGMLLDILRSTSDETNEESNIDRLMDMIYKKLKGWRYLVVMDDIWSSEVWDLMTRTFPDDNNGSRIILTSRQEEVAIHADPDSNPHKMNLLNSDNSWKLIRDRVFGVEHACPPELEDIGEQIAQRCQGLPLALLVVAGHLSKISRTRESWNDVSKSVSKVVADESDICLGVLAMSYNYLPDHLKPCFLYMGVFPEDSVVNIVRLINLWISEGFISDELVGRDCMEDLVSRNLVMVRNRSFDGEAKTCGVHDLIRDLILREAEKEKFLEVTRIHEATNPSAEKLRSTRRYCFHSHNQAAFWKLSSIIRTLHFFDGFQKLSKQVPLLVSFKLLRVLAILNDTFPTFPLEITKLVQLRYLQFTCYDNIHWSVSKLYNLQTFILGYGVAGLLPPTIPEGIWQMRNLRHLHIGDFFSFPIPSNKLQNLQELSRLALSSCTCELFSAIPNLKKLKIIGNYLMEMKRERLNSLSCLEKLEILKYRDDGIQPSQIPSKYVLPASLKRLTLSCTSLPWEDMANIITLPNLEVLKIKDNGFLGDVWMLNDEENFKQLKFLLISWTGLKHWKAGSVNFPKLQRLFLKRCMNLEEIPQDFGDICTLESIELHKCSISAATSGKNIQEEQESIGNECLSVLIYNHP, from the coding sequence atgttttttgttTACATAGAGATGGCTAATGCTGCTGTGATTTCTCTGGTACGATCTTTGGAGCAACTCGTGCAGCGAAAACCACATTTGATAAGTGATGAAACAAGAAGAATGGTGGACTCTGTCCATGATAGTCTTGAATGTTTCCAAGACTTTCTTGAGAGCACTAGCAAGAGAAGGCAAAAACATTGTAGAAAGGTTGAAGAGTTGGAGAGAGAGATTAGAATGGAAGTCGAAAAAGCAGAAGATGTGATTGAACTAAAGATCATGTAtggaataatgaaaaaaaagggaTTATCCAAGACTTTCTTGAGAACGCTTGTAGGAAAGATTGATGCAACAAGGGAAAGAAAGGCAATACGCAAAACGTTGCTACCATTTGTAAAAAAGATTGATGCTGTGAAGAGTAATGTGATGGGCATTAGTTTTGGTACAAATCAAGTTCAAGGCTATGATGATTCTACTACAAATGAGGATTTGTTGCCTGGTCATTCATCTAGAAATATTGCAAAACTAAATCCAGAAAATATTGTCGTGGGTCTTGAAGATGACCTCGTGAGAATAATCAGAAGACTAAAAGGGCCAACATTAAGTCGAGAGATTATCCCCATTTTAGGAATGGGGGGAATAGGAAAAACCACTCTTGCTAGAAAGGCATTTGATGATTTTGAAACTAGGAATCGATTTGACATCCATATTTGGGTGACTGTATCTCAAGAGTATCGGATAAGAGGTATGCTGTTGGACATTCTTCGTTCTACTTCAGACGAGACCAATGAAGAGTCTAATATTGATCGGTTGATGGATATGATATACAAGAAGTTAAAGGGTTGGAGGTATCTTGTTGTAATGGATGATATTTGGAGTAGTGAGGTCTGGGATCTTATGACAAGAACTTTTCCAGATGATAACAATGGGAGCCGAATTATTTTGACTAGTAGGCAAGAAGAGGTTGCTATTCATGCAGATCCTGATAGCAATCCTCATAAAATGAACCTCTTAAACTCGGATAATAGTTGGAAGTTAATCCGTGACAGAGTGTTTGGGGTAGAACATGCATGTCCTCCTGAATTGGAGGATATTGGAGAACAAATAGCACAAAGATGCCAAGGACTGCCCTTAGCTCTTCTAGTGGTAGCGGGACATCTCTCTAAAATTTCTAGAACACGAGAAAGTTGGAACGATGTTTCCAAAAGTGTAAGTAAAGTTGTTGCTGATGAATCAGATATATGTCTAGGAGTGCTTGCTATGAGTTACAATTACTTACCTGATCATCTTAAACCATGTTTCCTTTACATGGGAGTCTTTCCCGAAGACAGTGTTGTTAACATTGTTAGATTGATCAACTTATGGATTTCTGAGGGTTTTATATCAGATGAATTAGTCGGAAGAGATTGTATGGAGGATCTTGTTAGCAGGAATCTGGTAATGGTTAGAAACAGGAGTTTTGATGGTGAGGCAAAAACATGTGGTGTCCATGATCTGATTCGTGATTTGATTTTAAGAGAAGCCGAGAAAGAGAAGTTCCTAGAGGTTACTAGAATTCATGAAGCCACTAATCCTTCGGCAGAGAAGCTTAGAAGTACTCGTCGCTACTGTTTCCATTCACACAATCAGGCTGCTTTTTGGAAGCTATCCAGTATCATCCGAACATTGCACTTCTTCGATGGATTTCAAAAACTTTCTAAACAAGTTCCTCTTTTGGTGTCCTTCAAATTGCTAAGAGTGTTAGCAATCCTAAATGATACATTTCCAACGTTCCCACTTGAGATAACAAAATTAGTACAACTCAGATACCTTCAATTCACTTGTTATGATAATATTCACTGGTCAGTGTCAAAGCTTTATAATCTGCAGACATTCATTCTTGGTTACGGAGTTGCAGGTTTATTACCTCCAACCATTCCTGAGGGAATTTGGCAAATGAGAAACCTAAGGCATCTTCATATCGGTGACTTCTTTTCTTTCCCTATTCCATCAAACAAGCTACAAAATCTACAGGAACTCTCTCGTCTAGCTTTGAGTAGCTGCACTTGTGAATTATTTTCTGCTATTCCCAATCTTAAAAAGCTGAAGATTATTGGAAATTATCTGATGGAAATGAAGAGAGAGCGCCTAAATAGCCTTTCCTGTTTAGAAAAACTTGAAATCTTGAAGTACAGGGATGACGGGATACAACCTTCTCAAATCCCAAGTAAGTATGTTTTGCCTGCATCACTGAAGAGGTTGACTTTAAGTTGCACTAGTTTACCATGGGAAGACATGGCAAATATTATAACATTGCCAAACCTCGAGGTGCTTAAAATTAAAGACAACGGATTTCTTGGTGATGTATGGATGTTAAACGATGAAGAGAATTTCAAGCAACTTAAGTTCCTCCTAATCAGTTGGACAGGTTTGAAGCACTGGAAAGCTGGTAGTGTTAACTTCCCAAAGCTGCAACGCCTATTTCTGAAAAGATGCATGAACCTGGAGGAAATCCCTCAAGACTTTGGGGACATATGTACCTTGGAATCAATAGAGTTGCATAAATGCAGTATATCCGCTGCTACATCAGGCAAAAACATTCAAGAAGAACAGGAGAGCATAGGGAATGAATGTCTTAGTGTCCTCATCTATAATCATCC
- the LOC107023904 gene encoding putative late blight resistance protein homolog R1A-10 isoform X2: MANAAVISLVRSLEQLVQRKPHLISDETRRMVDSVHDSLECFQDFLESTSKRRQKHCRKVEELEREIRMEVEKAEDVIELKIMYGIMKKKGLSKTFLRTLVGKIDATRERKAIRKTLLPFVKKIDAVKSNVMGISFGTNQVQGYDDSTTNEDLLPGHSSRNIAKLNPENIVVGLEDDLVRIIRRLKGPTLSREIIPILGMGGIGKTTLARKAFDDFETRNRFDIHIWVTVSQEYRIRGMLLDILRSTSDETNEESNIDRLMDMIYKKLKGWRYLVVMDDIWSSEVWDLMTRTFPDDNNGSRIILTSRQEEVAIHADPDSNPHKMNLLNSDNSWKLIRDRVFGVEHACPPELEDIGEQIAQRCQGLPLALLVVAGHLSKISRTRESWNDVSKSVSKVVADESDICLGVLAMSYNYLPDHLKPCFLYMGVFPEDSVVNIVRLINLWISEGFISDELVGRDCMEDLVSRNLVMVRNRSFDGEAKTCGVHDLIRDLILREAEKEKFLEVTRIHEATNPSAEKLRSTRRYCFHSHNQAAFWKLSSIIRTLHFFDGFQKLSKQVPLLVSFKLLRVLAILNDTFPTFPLEITKLVQLRYLQFTCYDNIHWSVSKLYNLQTFILGYGVAGLLPPTIPEGIWQMRNLRHLHIGDFFSFPIPSNKLQNLQELSRLALSSCTCELFSAIPNLKKLKIIGNYLMEMKRERLNSLSCLEKLEILKYRDDGIQPSQIPSKYVLPASLKRLTLSCTSLPWEDMANIITLPNLEVLKIKDNGFLGDVWMLNDEENFKQLKFLLISWTGLKHWKAGSVNFPKLQRLFLKRCMNLEEIPQDFGDICTLESIELHKCSISAATSGKNIQEEQESIGNECLSVLIYNHP; the protein is encoded by the coding sequence ATGGCTAATGCTGCTGTGATTTCTCTGGTACGATCTTTGGAGCAACTCGTGCAGCGAAAACCACATTTGATAAGTGATGAAACAAGAAGAATGGTGGACTCTGTCCATGATAGTCTTGAATGTTTCCAAGACTTTCTTGAGAGCACTAGCAAGAGAAGGCAAAAACATTGTAGAAAGGTTGAAGAGTTGGAGAGAGAGATTAGAATGGAAGTCGAAAAAGCAGAAGATGTGATTGAACTAAAGATCATGTAtggaataatgaaaaaaaagggaTTATCCAAGACTTTCTTGAGAACGCTTGTAGGAAAGATTGATGCAACAAGGGAAAGAAAGGCAATACGCAAAACGTTGCTACCATTTGTAAAAAAGATTGATGCTGTGAAGAGTAATGTGATGGGCATTAGTTTTGGTACAAATCAAGTTCAAGGCTATGATGATTCTACTACAAATGAGGATTTGTTGCCTGGTCATTCATCTAGAAATATTGCAAAACTAAATCCAGAAAATATTGTCGTGGGTCTTGAAGATGACCTCGTGAGAATAATCAGAAGACTAAAAGGGCCAACATTAAGTCGAGAGATTATCCCCATTTTAGGAATGGGGGGAATAGGAAAAACCACTCTTGCTAGAAAGGCATTTGATGATTTTGAAACTAGGAATCGATTTGACATCCATATTTGGGTGACTGTATCTCAAGAGTATCGGATAAGAGGTATGCTGTTGGACATTCTTCGTTCTACTTCAGACGAGACCAATGAAGAGTCTAATATTGATCGGTTGATGGATATGATATACAAGAAGTTAAAGGGTTGGAGGTATCTTGTTGTAATGGATGATATTTGGAGTAGTGAGGTCTGGGATCTTATGACAAGAACTTTTCCAGATGATAACAATGGGAGCCGAATTATTTTGACTAGTAGGCAAGAAGAGGTTGCTATTCATGCAGATCCTGATAGCAATCCTCATAAAATGAACCTCTTAAACTCGGATAATAGTTGGAAGTTAATCCGTGACAGAGTGTTTGGGGTAGAACATGCATGTCCTCCTGAATTGGAGGATATTGGAGAACAAATAGCACAAAGATGCCAAGGACTGCCCTTAGCTCTTCTAGTGGTAGCGGGACATCTCTCTAAAATTTCTAGAACACGAGAAAGTTGGAACGATGTTTCCAAAAGTGTAAGTAAAGTTGTTGCTGATGAATCAGATATATGTCTAGGAGTGCTTGCTATGAGTTACAATTACTTACCTGATCATCTTAAACCATGTTTCCTTTACATGGGAGTCTTTCCCGAAGACAGTGTTGTTAACATTGTTAGATTGATCAACTTATGGATTTCTGAGGGTTTTATATCAGATGAATTAGTCGGAAGAGATTGTATGGAGGATCTTGTTAGCAGGAATCTGGTAATGGTTAGAAACAGGAGTTTTGATGGTGAGGCAAAAACATGTGGTGTCCATGATCTGATTCGTGATTTGATTTTAAGAGAAGCCGAGAAAGAGAAGTTCCTAGAGGTTACTAGAATTCATGAAGCCACTAATCCTTCGGCAGAGAAGCTTAGAAGTACTCGTCGCTACTGTTTCCATTCACACAATCAGGCTGCTTTTTGGAAGCTATCCAGTATCATCCGAACATTGCACTTCTTCGATGGATTTCAAAAACTTTCTAAACAAGTTCCTCTTTTGGTGTCCTTCAAATTGCTAAGAGTGTTAGCAATCCTAAATGATACATTTCCAACGTTCCCACTTGAGATAACAAAATTAGTACAACTCAGATACCTTCAATTCACTTGTTATGATAATATTCACTGGTCAGTGTCAAAGCTTTATAATCTGCAGACATTCATTCTTGGTTACGGAGTTGCAGGTTTATTACCTCCAACCATTCCTGAGGGAATTTGGCAAATGAGAAACCTAAGGCATCTTCATATCGGTGACTTCTTTTCTTTCCCTATTCCATCAAACAAGCTACAAAATCTACAGGAACTCTCTCGTCTAGCTTTGAGTAGCTGCACTTGTGAATTATTTTCTGCTATTCCCAATCTTAAAAAGCTGAAGATTATTGGAAATTATCTGATGGAAATGAAGAGAGAGCGCCTAAATAGCCTTTCCTGTTTAGAAAAACTTGAAATCTTGAAGTACAGGGATGACGGGATACAACCTTCTCAAATCCCAAGTAAGTATGTTTTGCCTGCATCACTGAAGAGGTTGACTTTAAGTTGCACTAGTTTACCATGGGAAGACATGGCAAATATTATAACATTGCCAAACCTCGAGGTGCTTAAAATTAAAGACAACGGATTTCTTGGTGATGTATGGATGTTAAACGATGAAGAGAATTTCAAGCAACTTAAGTTCCTCCTAATCAGTTGGACAGGTTTGAAGCACTGGAAAGCTGGTAGTGTTAACTTCCCAAAGCTGCAACGCCTATTTCTGAAAAGATGCATGAACCTGGAGGAAATCCCTCAAGACTTTGGGGACATATGTACCTTGGAATCAATAGAGTTGCATAAATGCAGTATATCCGCTGCTACATCAGGCAAAAACATTCAAGAAGAACAGGAGAGCATAGGGAATGAATGTCTTAGTGTCCTCATCTATAATCATCC
- the LOC107022791 gene encoding putative leucine-rich repeat receptor-like protein kinase At2g19210, with protein MLKGFLFVWLIAFSLATIAVAQNNQTGFISLDCGIPARSNYTDITTGLFYTSDVGYVSRGVKNNISSTYQSNSLERQFLTVTSFPTGTKNCYTLTPAQGNSGRYLIRASFFYGDYDNGNDRFPYFDLYIEEKYWTTISIYNASIPIREEIIHTPSNASINICLVKLDTTTPFISALELRPLNNTIYKAILNSSMELFNRLDFGSLTNQYVRYSDDAWDRVWRPFQLQRTLIINTTEEVLQNTYQLPLSVMSTALIPDPETDPSPDTLTFFWYSTNATDKYYLYFHFAEVVKLSETEKREFSIYVNDNLYYGPMSPAYLSTTTVYTVNPGSGIERYDVLINKTESSTLPPLINAIEIFRELRGYKPDT; from the exons ATGTTGAAAGGCTTCCTCTTTGTTTGGCTTATTGCTTTTTCTTTAGCAACAATAGCTGTTGCACAAAACAACCAAACAG GATTCATAAGCCTAGATTGTGGAATACCAGCACGTTCAAACTATACAGATATAACAACAGGACTATTTTACACTTCAGATGTAGGTTATGTCAGTCGTGGGGTGAAAAataacatatcatcaacataccaATCCAATTCCCTAGAAagacaatttctcacagttaCAAGCTTTCCAACAGGGACCAAAAATTGCTACACTCTAACTCCAGCTCAAGGGAACTCTGGCAGATACTTGATAAGGGCAAGTTTTTTCTACGGAGATTATGATAATGGAAACGATCGATTCCCCTATTTTGATCTTTacattgaagaaaaatattggacCACAATCTCAATTTATAATGCTTCTATACCAATTCGAGAGGAAATTATACACACCCCTTCTAATGCCTCTATAAATATTTGCCTTGTCAAGTTAGATACAACAACTCCTTTCATTTCAGCCTTAGAGTTAAGGCCTTTGAATAATACCATATACAAAGCAATACTCAACAGTTCAATGGAACTTTTTAACCGTCTTGACTTTGGTTCCTTAACCAATCAGTACGTTAG GTACAGTGATGATGCATGGGATAGAGTTTGGAGACCATTTCAATTGCAGAggacattaattattaatacaaCAGAAGAAGTACTTCAGAACACTTACCAATTACCATTGTCAGTAATGAGCACGGCGTTGATACCTGATCCGGAGACTGATCCCAGTCCCGATACCTTGACCTTTTTCTGGTACTCTACTAATGCCACGGACAAGTACTACTTATACTTTCACTTTGCCGAAGTTGTTAAATTATCAGAGACAGAGAAAAGGGAATTCAGTATTTATGTCAATGACAACCTTTATTATGGACCTATGTCTCCTGCCTATTTGTCCACGACCACGGTGTACACAGTGAATCCAGGCAGTGGTATCGAGAGGTACGATGTGTTGATTAACAAAACTGAGAGTTCAACTCTTCCGCCACTCATTAATGCTATCGAAATCTTTAGAGAGCTAAGAGGATATAAACCGGATACTTAA
- the LOC107021357 gene encoding transcription factor bHLH87-like, producing MNFQEFGAAFDPIDILSSWNISQRQEAATRLAADSVAAKSGAGSIGDCSKRKIDSSSSNFPPGNNYLPYFGNNQVPVCSLMADLSSISLFSKTKSPDCLLSATNTSNTDTSGELDDVIFSEDSESLWNIHTSNVVSSGESAIDAYKSKPIDANDNNDIHYSVNELHATVSSNNLIRSSEAKHYNMDKRSHDALLESDSSNRDYVIQLISENDQPKSKKSRSEYKLPSSSNINFQQASSLACSIVDRDSEAIAQMKEMIYRAAAFRPVSSVTEDVMAEKPKRKNVRISMDPQTAAARRRREKISERIRILQKLVPGGSNMDTASMLDEAANYLKFLRTQVNALESFGFNIDPIIINNNFTTSLSSIPLINYPFPLQPHFPMQNLNPIHHPKC from the exons ATGAATTTTCAGGAATTTGGTGCTGCATTTGATCCAATCGACATCCTTTCTAGTTGGAATATCTCTCAGCGTCAAGAAGCTGCGACCAGATTGGCTGCGGACTCTGTTGCTGCTAAATCAGGAGCAGGTTCAATTGGGGATTGTTCTAAACGTAAAATtgactcttcttcttctaattttccTCCAGGGAACAATTATTTGCCTTATTTCGGTAATAATCAAGTCCCAGTTTGTAGCCTAATGGCGGATCTTAGTTCTATTTCCTTATTCTCTAAAACCAAATCCCCTGATTGCTTGCTATCTGCAACAAATACAAGCAACACCGACACATCAGGCGAATTAGATGATGTGATTTTTTCTGAGGATTCTGAAAGCTTGTGGAATATCCACACTAGCAATGTAGTTTCATCTGGAGAATCTGCAATTGATGCCTACAAATCGAAACCCATTGATGCCAATGACAACAACGATATTCACTACTCTGTTAATGAGCTTCATGCAACAGTCTCGTCTAACAATTTAATAAGATCTTCAGAAGCAAAACATTACAATATGGACAAGAGAAGCCACGATGCTCTGCTCGAATCAG ATTCCTCGAATAGAGACTATGTAATCCAGCTCATTTCCGAAAATGATCAACCTAAGTCCAAGAAATCCAGATCAGAATACAAGCTTCCAAGTTCATCAAACATCAATTTCCAGCAAGCAAGTTCTTTGGCTTGTTCAATAGTTGATCGTGATTCAGAAGCAATTGCACAAATGAAGGAAATGATTTATCGCGCAGCAGCATTCAGGCCAGTGAGCTCTGTCACGGAAGATGTGATGGCAGAGAAGCCGAAGAGGAAGAACGTAAGAATATCAATGGATCCACAAACAGCTGCAGCGAGACGAAGGAGGGAAAAGATAAGCGAAAGAATAAGGATATTGCAGAAGTTGGTACCAGGAGGAAGCAATATGGACACTGCATCCATGCTTGATGAAGCTGCAAACTATCTCAAGTTCTTAAGGACACAAGTGAATGCCTTGGAATCCTTTGGCTTTAATATAGACCCAATTATCATTAACAATAACTTTACTACTTCTTTATCTTCAATACCATTAATCAACTACCCATTTCCCTTGCAACCGCATTTTCCTATGCAAAACCTCAATCCAATCCATCACCCTAAGTGTTGA